Proteins found in one Solirubrobacterales bacterium genomic segment:
- a CDS encoding PQQ-dependent sugar dehydrogenase: MRGSQRRWRPVPPLFFVAVALFAGCGGDGGETTAATPTPPANSGHGGEGRQRLPAGDGQGGVRLQKVGDFEEPLYVVQPPGDDRDLFVVEKTGRVQVVRDGERLQEPFLDLSGQVSTGSEQGLLSLAFAPDYRSSGLVYVDYTDLNGDTRVVEYRRSRSNRLVADPGSARQVLSVDQPYPNHNGGLLLFGPAEGSVRNAAAGLLYIGLGDGGSEDDPHRTGQDLSTLLGKILRIDPRPSGDRPYSVPNSNPFVERPGARPEIYSYGLRNPWRFSFDPRTGALAIGDVGQNEAEEVDLVARGAGRGANFGWSAYEGFDRFNTDQRAPGAVPPVLVYGHDAGCSITGGLVARDRTLPSLYSRYVYGDFCAGELRSFTAEPGHRATDDRALGLEVPSLSSFGTDNAGHMYVTSLEGPVVRLVAAD; encoded by the coding sequence GTGCGCGGATCCCAGCGGCGCTGGCGCCCGGTCCCGCCCCTTTTTTTCGTCGCCGTTGCGCTGTTCGCGGGCTGCGGCGGAGACGGAGGCGAGACCACCGCCGCCACGCCGACGCCGCCGGCCAACTCTGGTCACGGCGGAGAGGGAAGACAGCGCCTCCCGGCCGGCGACGGACAGGGAGGGGTGCGGCTCCAGAAGGTCGGCGACTTCGAGGAGCCCCTCTACGTCGTCCAGCCGCCGGGAGACGACCGGGATCTGTTCGTCGTCGAGAAGACCGGGCGGGTTCAGGTCGTACGCGACGGCGAACGCCTGCAAGAGCCCTTCCTGGACCTCAGCGGCCAGGTCTCGACCGGGAGCGAGCAGGGCTTGCTCTCACTCGCCTTCGCGCCCGACTACCGGAGCTCGGGGCTCGTGTACGTCGACTACACCGACTTAAACGGCGACACGCGGGTGGTCGAGTATCGCCGCTCCCGATCGAATCGCCTGGTCGCCGACCCCGGGAGCGCCCGCCAGGTGCTGAGCGTGGACCAGCCGTATCCTAACCACAACGGCGGCCTGCTCCTCTTCGGCCCCGCTGAAGGATCCGTTCGAAATGCCGCGGCCGGCCTGCTGTACATCGGGCTGGGCGACGGGGGGTCAGAGGACGATCCGCACCGAACCGGCCAGGACCTCTCCACCCTGCTCGGCAAGATCCTACGGATCGATCCACGCCCGTCCGGCGACCGTCCCTACTCGGTCCCGAACTCCAATCCGTTCGTCGAACGGCCGGGGGCGCGGCCGGAGATCTACTCCTACGGCCTCCGCAACCCATGGCGCTTCTCCTTCGATCCCAGGACGGGGGCTTTGGCGATCGGCGACGTGGGTCAGAACGAGGCTGAGGAGGTCGACTTGGTGGCGCGGGGGGCGGGCCGGGGGGCGAACTTCGGCTGGTCGGCCTACGAGGGGTTCGACCGCTTCAACACCGACCAACGGGCGCCCGGGGCGGTGCCACCGGTTCTGGTCTACGGCCACGACGCCGGCTGCTCGATCACGGGTGGCTTGGTGGCGCGTGACCGCACACTGCCGTCGCTCTACAGCCGCTACGTGTACGGCGACTTCTGCGCCGGGGAGCTCCGCAGCTTCACGGCCGAGCCGGGGCACCGCGCGACCGACGACCGGGCGCTGGGGCTCGAGGTGCCCTCGCTGAGCTCTTTCGGCACCGACAACGCGGGCCACATGTACGTCACCTCCCTCGAAGGGCCAGTCGTCCGACTGGTGGCCGCGGACTAG
- a CDS encoding PQQ-dependent sugar dehydrogenase, giving the protein MRGRIMWAGSSLAAVALAGFAMGFAWADSGTRADAARDLRVGDGRGGIAKRSVGNFASPSYVTHAPGVGHYLYVVELGGTVRVVHDGNVLGQPFIDIHNRVSTGGERGLLSIAFDPHYRRNHLLYVYYTNGGGNIEIDEFRARSNRNARERSRRRVIVIPHPNFANHNGGHLQFGPDGKLYAGTGDGGGAGDPRENAQNKGTLLGKLLRINPHKHGSRPYKSPRSNPYVGKKGENEIYARGLRNPFRFTFDRGRIAIGDVGQQRWEEVDYETRRSLRGANFGWDRYEGNHRFDYPGDNEAARARGYQKPIFEYEHAARNCPGACAITGGLVVWDRKLGSLRGRYLYADFYAGDLRSFVARRRHGRRDRALGVHVDHPSSFGRGPRGQIYVTSLDGPLYQLVRK; this is encoded by the coding sequence GTGCGCGGCAGGATCATGTGGGCGGGATCCTCGCTGGCGGCTGTGGCGCTCGCGGGCTTCGCCATGGGGTTCGCCTGGGCCGATTCCGGGACGCGTGCCGACGCAGCTCGCGATCTGCGGGTAGGTGACGGGCGCGGCGGGATCGCCAAGCGCAGTGTCGGCAACTTCGCGTCGCCTTCCTATGTGACCCACGCTCCGGGCGTGGGTCACTATCTCTACGTCGTCGAGCTGGGCGGCACGGTCCGAGTGGTTCACGACGGCAACGTTCTGGGCCAGCCGTTCATCGACATCCACAATCGAGTCTCGACCGGAGGCGAGCGTGGGCTGCTCTCGATCGCCTTCGACCCACACTACCGCCGTAACCACCTCCTCTACGTGTACTACACGAATGGCGGCGGGAACATCGAGATCGACGAGTTCCGCGCCCGCTCCAACCGGAACGCTCGCGAGCGCTCCCGCCGAAGGGTGATCGTCATCCCCCACCCCAACTTCGCCAACCACAACGGCGGCCACCTCCAGTTCGGGCCCGATGGCAAGCTCTACGCCGGCACCGGCGACGGGGGCGGCGCCGGCGACCCGCGCGAGAACGCGCAGAACAAGGGCACGCTGCTCGGCAAGCTCCTGCGCATCAACCCCCACAAGCACGGTTCCCGGCCGTACAAGTCGCCGCGGAGCAACCCCTATGTCGGCAAGAAGGGGGAGAACGAGATCTATGCGCGCGGCCTTCGAAACCCGTTTCGGTTCACGTTCGACCGCGGCCGGATCGCGATCGGCGACGTGGGCCAGCAGCGCTGGGAGGAGGTGGACTACGAGACGCGCAGGAGCCTGCGCGGCGCCAACTTCGGCTGGGACCGCTACGAGGGCAACCACCGCTTCGACTACCCCGGCGACAACGAGGCCGCGAGAGCGCGCGGCTATCAGAAGCCGATCTTCGAATACGAGCACGCCGCCAGGAACTGCCCCGGAGCCTGCGCGATCACGGGCGGCTTGGTGGTCTGGGACCGCAAGCTGGGAAGCCTGCGCGGCCGGTACCTCTACGCCGACTTCTACGCGGGCGACCTGCGCAGCTTCGTCGCCCGGCGCCGCCATGGGAGGCGCGACAGGGCGCTGGGGGTTCACGTCGACCATCCGAGCTCGTTCGGCCGGGGACCGCGGGGCCAGATCTACGTCACCTCCCTGGATGGCCCCTTGTACCAGCTCGTGCGAAAGTAG
- a CDS encoding aldehyde dehydrogenase family protein, which translates to MEGATASETTTASASPDVALATDFSTLAVRRPTDGSLIRELEIDPPERVADVVARVRESQPHWEAIGISGRRRWLDRLRDWMLANQERLADLMQEETGKVRAEAEAEAPFLCGTINYYGEHAAEFLAEETPSPHILPLKVKRLRIVYRPFPVVGVISPWNFPLILAFDDAIPALMAGCAVVIKPSEFTPLSTMELVRAWKEEIGGPDVLDMVNGTGETGGALVDEVDFVQFTGSDRTGKLVMKRAADTLTPVSLELGGKDPLIVLRDADLERAVNATTTGALANTGQICMSIERVYVEEPIYDEFVERLTEQVTKLRQGTDGPSYGAELGAMTTPAQAETVADHVEDARRKGAKVLTGGKRKDGPGDWYEATVIADADHSMKVMTEETFGPVIPVMKVADADEAVQMANATRYGLSASVFAGSSRQGEQIARRIEAGAVNVNDVLTTYFALGVPMGGWKDSGIGFRHASYGIKKFVRPESIVSPRIKQGKRDPLWFPYTPARRKLLSRVNRLINARGLRNRLGL; encoded by the coding sequence ATGGAAGGCGCGACCGCGAGCGAAACCACAACCGCTTCGGCATCGCCCGACGTAGCCCTGGCCACCGACTTCTCGACGCTCGCGGTCCGCAGGCCGACGGACGGCTCGCTGATCCGCGAGCTGGAGATCGACCCGCCCGAGCGGGTCGCCGACGTGGTGGCCCGCGTTCGCGAGTCGCAGCCGCACTGGGAGGCGATCGGCATCTCCGGCCGCCGTCGCTGGCTCGACCGCCTGCGCGACTGGATGCTGGCCAATCAGGAGCGGCTCGCCGACCTGATGCAGGAGGAAACCGGGAAGGTCCGCGCAGAGGCCGAGGCCGAGGCGCCCTTCCTGTGCGGGACGATCAACTACTACGGCGAGCACGCCGCCGAGTTCCTGGCCGAGGAAACGCCCAGCCCCCACATCCTGCCGTTGAAGGTGAAGCGGCTGCGCATCGTCTACCGGCCATTTCCGGTGGTGGGGGTGATCAGCCCCTGGAACTTCCCGCTGATTCTCGCCTTCGACGACGCGATCCCGGCGCTGATGGCCGGCTGCGCGGTGGTGATCAAGCCCTCCGAGTTCACCCCGCTCTCGACCATGGAGCTGGTGCGGGCGTGGAAGGAGGAGATCGGCGGCCCCGACGTGCTCGACATGGTCAACGGCACCGGGGAAACGGGCGGTGCGCTGGTAGACGAGGTCGACTTCGTGCAGTTCACCGGCTCCGACCGGACCGGCAAGCTGGTCATGAAGCGAGCGGCGGACACGCTGACCCCGGTCAGCCTGGAGCTCGGTGGAAAGGACCCGTTGATCGTCTTGCGCGACGCGGATCTCGAGCGCGCGGTCAATGCCACCACCACCGGCGCCCTCGCCAACACCGGGCAGATCTGCATGTCGATCGAGCGCGTTTACGTGGAGGAACCGATCTACGACGAGTTCGTGGAGCGGCTGACCGAACAGGTGACCAAGCTCCGCCAGGGCACGGACGGACCCTCGTATGGCGCCGAGCTCGGCGCGATGACCACCCCCGCCCAGGCCGAGACGGTAGCCGACCATGTCGAGGACGCCCGTCGCAAGGGCGCCAAGGTGCTGACGGGAGGCAAGCGCAAGGATGGCCCGGGGGACTGGTACGAGGCGACTGTGATCGCGGATGCCGACCACTCGATGAAGGTGATGACCGAGGAGACCTTCGGCCCGGTGATCCCGGTGATGAAGGTTGCCGATGCCGACGAGGCTGTGCAGATGGCCAACGCGACGCGCTACGGATTGTCGGCTTCGGTGTTCGCCGGCTCCAGTCGCCAGGGCGAGCAGATCGCGCGGCGCATCGAGGCCGGGGCGGTAAACGTCAACGACGTGCTGACGACCTACTTCGCGCTGGGCGTCCCGATGGGCGGCTGGAAGGACTCCGGGATCGGCTTTCGCCACGCCTCGTACGGAATCAAGAAGTTCGTGCGCCCGGAGTCGATCGTCTCGCCGCGAATCAAGCAGGGCAAGCGGGACCCGCTCTGGTTCCCCTACACGCCGGCGAGGCGCAAGTTGCTCAGCCGCGTCAACCGCCTCATCAACGCCCGCGGCCTCCGCAACCGGCTCGGCCTCTAG
- the metE gene encoding 5-methyltetrahydropteroyltriglutamate--homocysteine S-methyltransferase, which yields MALSNVAGFPRIGPQRELKFATEGYWRGEVSEAELQEAARRIRLENWRFMQSAGVDLIPSNDFSLYDHVLDAIALVGAVPDRYGHGGGPVGLDTYFAMARGRQESGVDVTAMEMTKWFDTNYHYIVPELGPDTSFALSSTKPFDEHAEAMEELGIDTVPVIVGPVSFLLLGKSADGVPEDFDRLSLLEPLLEVYGELIERLAQQGATWVQLDEPCFVEDRPERELDALRLAYEELARVHERTRICVRTYFDHVGNAYGVLRDLPIEAIGLDLHREGADVAREMVREGPKNVELIAHEGGLEKKWLFAGIVNGRNVWINELEHSLDLLTGLRDRCAELVVTTSCSLLHTPLDLDAEPPSDVLDDELRSWMAFAKQKVGEVVTLARGLGEGREAIAAELDANDRALEDRRNSNRTRTPAVRERVAALTEEDARRQSPFEVRREAQHARLQLPLFPTTTIGSYPQTAEIRQARAELRQGKIDEAAYQQRMRSEVERVIGFQEEVGLDVLVHGEPERNDMVQYFAEQMEGYVFTQNAWVQSYGSRYVRPPILFGDVSRPAPMTTDWIAFAQSLTEKPVKGMLTGPVTMLQWSFVRDDQSLSETCEQLALAIRDEVADLEAEGIKVIQVDEPAIREGLPLRRDRWDEYLRWAVYCFRVATSGVKDETQVHTHMCYSDFGDIMEHIQEMDADVLLIEAARSRMELLHDWERTGYALQIGPGVYDIHSPRVPPAEEMADLLQAAARVLPAEQLWVNPDCGLKTRAWPETEAALRNLVQAAKQVREELVPAAN from the coding sequence ATGGCACTGTCGAACGTTGCGGGCTTTCCCAGGATCGGACCCCAGCGCGAGCTCAAGTTCGCAACTGAGGGCTACTGGCGCGGCGAAGTCTCCGAAGCCGAGCTCCAGGAGGCCGCAAGGCGCATCCGGCTCGAGAACTGGCGGTTCATGCAGAGCGCGGGGGTCGACCTGATCCCGTCCAACGACTTCTCCCTCTACGACCACGTGCTGGATGCGATCGCGCTGGTGGGCGCCGTGCCGGACCGGTACGGGCACGGGGGTGGGCCGGTTGGCCTCGACACGTATTTCGCGATGGCGCGCGGGCGCCAAGAGAGCGGCGTCGACGTGACGGCGATGGAGATGACCAAGTGGTTCGACACCAACTACCACTACATCGTCCCGGAGCTTGGCCCCGATACGAGTTTCGCGCTCTCCTCCACGAAGCCCTTCGACGAGCACGCCGAGGCGATGGAGGAGCTGGGCATCGACACCGTGCCGGTGATCGTCGGGCCGGTTTCGTTCCTCTTGCTCGGCAAGTCCGCGGACGGGGTGCCCGAGGACTTCGACCGCCTCAGCCTGCTGGAGCCATTGCTCGAGGTCTACGGCGAGCTCATCGAGAGGCTCGCACAGCAGGGCGCAACCTGGGTCCAGCTGGACGAGCCCTGCTTCGTCGAGGATCGCCCGGAGCGGGAGCTCGATGCGCTCCGGCTCGCCTATGAGGAGCTGGCGAGGGTCCATGAGCGCACCCGGATCTGCGTCAGGACCTACTTCGACCACGTTGGGAACGCCTATGGCGTGCTCCGCGACCTGCCGATCGAGGCCATCGGGCTCGACCTGCATCGCGAGGGAGCGGACGTGGCGCGGGAGATGGTCCGCGAGGGGCCCAAGAACGTGGAGCTGATCGCCCACGAGGGCGGCCTGGAGAAGAAGTGGCTGTTCGCCGGAATCGTCAACGGCCGCAACGTCTGGATCAACGAGCTGGAGCACAGTCTCGACCTGCTGACCGGCTTGCGGGACCGCTGCGCCGAGCTCGTGGTCACGACCTCGTGCTCGCTGCTGCACACCCCGCTCGACCTCGACGCCGAGCCTCCGTCGGATGTCCTCGACGACGAGCTGCGCTCCTGGATGGCTTTTGCGAAGCAGAAGGTCGGCGAGGTCGTGACCCTGGCCCGGGGCCTGGGGGAGGGACGCGAGGCGATCGCGGCGGAGCTGGACGCCAACGACCGGGCCCTCGAGGACCGGCGGAACTCCAACCGAACGCGTACCCCCGCCGTGCGCGAGCGGGTAGCGGCGCTGACCGAGGAGGACGCTCGGCGCCAGAGCCCGTTCGAGGTTCGCCGCGAGGCTCAGCACGCCCGCCTCCAGCTGCCCCTCTTTCCGACCACGACGATCGGCTCCTACCCCCAGACCGCGGAGATCCGCCAGGCGCGCGCCGAGCTTCGCCAGGGCAAGATCGACGAGGCCGCCTATCAGCAGCGCATGCGCTCCGAGGTCGAGCGCGTGATCGGCTTCCAGGAGGAGGTCGGACTCGACGTGCTCGTCCATGGCGAGCCGGAGCGCAACGACATGGTCCAGTACTTCGCCGAGCAGATGGAGGGCTACGTGTTCACCCAGAACGCGTGGGTTCAGTCATACGGGTCGCGGTACGTGCGCCCGCCGATCCTGTTCGGCGACGTGAGCCGCCCGGCTCCCATGACGACCGACTGGATCGCCTTCGCCCAATCGCTCACCGAGAAGCCGGTCAAGGGGATGCTCACCGGTCCCGTGACGATGCTCCAATGGTCCTTCGTCCGCGACGACCAGTCGCTCTCGGAGACCTGCGAGCAGCTGGCGCTCGCGATCCGCGACGAGGTGGCCGACCTGGAGGCAGAAGGAATCAAGGTGATCCAGGTCGACGAGCCGGCGATCCGCGAGGGGTTGCCGCTCCGCCGTGACCGCTGGGACGAGTACCTGCGCTGGGCGGTTTACTGTTTCCGGGTTGCCACTTCTGGGGTCAAGGACGAGACCCAGGTTCACACACACATGTGCTACTCGGACTTCGGCGACATCATGGAGCACATCCAGGAGATGGACGCCGACGTGCTGCTGATCGAGGCGGCGCGCTCGCGCATGGAGCTGCTCCACGACTGGGAGCGCACTGGCTATGCGCTGCAGATCGGGCCGGGCGTGTACGACATCCACTCACCTCGCGTCCCACCCGCCGAGGAGATGGCCGACTTGCTGCAGGCCGCTGCCCGGGTGCTGCCTGCGGAGCAGCTCTGGGTCAACCCGGACTGTGGGCTGAAGACCCGTGCCTGGCCGGAGACCGAGGCGGCCCTGCGCAACCTGGTCCAGGCCGCGAAGCAGGTCCGCGAAGAGCTGGTGCCAGCGGCCAATTAG
- a CDS encoding glycosyltransferase, which translates to MNRHVQALAEALIDRGHDVRVLAPWDPSDRLSRALHRVPAEQPERPEYLIPLGRSVGFGANGAVSNLSVFPDAVARMRRELRAGHFDVVHVHEPPAPTLGWDACSFRGAPVVGTFHAYSTKRVPNGIANLLGARRKFNQLRARIAVSEAAAWTGRRWFGGEYHVIPNGVDIDGPPARPKPRSDEFRLLFVGRPEERKGLPVLVQAFEGLAEHVPTRLTVIGADREDVQRYLADPDVGSRVEALGRVDGDELWRHLHEADVLCAPSLAGESFGMVLTEAFAAGTPVIASAIAGYSDVVTDGADGVLVPPADPQRLAEELQRIYLEPDRREAMGRTARETAAHYAWPRVAEQVEKVYDQVQDTPPTAPAASRLARRAGMTRIDGGPRRPPKRLPSLDPPPAQAVARHRVARRIGLGIAGLLGIGLTALAAHRVGAQNVVSSVVRSDAGWVLIATGLMMASMILRAVAWFAIARAALPRSALRRRDVTSATMIGVLMSATLPARLGEPARAMVLSRRTGRMRETFPVLLGTLVSQSTLNILALILLGGIIVASTDLFHRSSTQLFVFSLAPLLVLIAVILAPVLVRQRNAGGRLGRLARTVREALLRVRRGLQVFRDPRRAAVAAAAQLGAWGIQLLACAVLFQALGLHGELGIGAAAAVLFAVNVTAVVPATPSNIGVFQLAVISVLTTGFGVSAADALAYGVILQAVEIATAVALGLPALVREGLTWSDMRLRALSAAPVRLSPRPGAETVSS; encoded by the coding sequence GTGAACCGTCATGTCCAGGCTCTTGCCGAGGCGCTGATCGACCGCGGGCACGACGTGCGGGTGCTGGCTCCGTGGGACCCGAGCGACCGCCTCAGCCGGGCCCTGCACCGGGTCCCGGCCGAGCAGCCGGAGCGCCCGGAGTACCTGATTCCGCTCGGCCGCAGCGTGGGGTTCGGTGCGAACGGCGCCGTCTCGAACCTGTCCGTCTTCCCCGACGCCGTGGCCAGGATGCGCCGCGAGCTGCGGGCGGGCCACTTCGACGTCGTCCACGTGCACGAGCCGCCGGCGCCCACCCTGGGCTGGGATGCCTGCTCTTTCCGCGGCGCTCCCGTGGTCGGCACCTTTCACGCCTACTCGACCAAGCGGGTGCCCAACGGGATCGCCAACCTGCTCGGGGCACGGCGGAAGTTCAACCAGCTCCGGGCGCGGATCGCGGTCTCGGAGGCCGCCGCCTGGACCGGGCGGCGGTGGTTCGGGGGCGAGTATCACGTGATCCCGAATGGCGTGGACATCGACGGCCCGCCCGCGCGCCCCAAGCCCCGGTCCGACGAGTTCAGGCTGCTGTTCGTCGGCAGGCCCGAGGAGCGCAAGGGACTGCCTGTGCTCGTCCAGGCCTTCGAGGGGCTTGCGGAGCACGTGCCCACGCGCTTGACGGTGATCGGCGCGGATCGAGAGGACGTGCAGCGCTACCTGGCCGATCCGGACGTGGGCTCGCGGGTCGAGGCGCTCGGCCGAGTGGATGGCGATGAGCTCTGGCGCCATCTTCACGAGGCCGACGTGCTGTGCGCCCCGTCGCTCGCGGGGGAGAGCTTCGGCATGGTCCTGACGGAGGCCTTCGCGGCAGGCACGCCCGTGATCGCGTCGGCCATCGCGGGCTACTCCGACGTGGTCACCGACGGCGCGGACGGCGTGCTGGTGCCTCCGGCCGACCCGCAGCGACTGGCCGAGGAGCTGCAGCGGATCTACCTCGAACCGGACCGCCGAGAGGCAATGGGTCGCACGGCCCGCGAGACGGCCGCCCACTATGCCTGGCCGCGCGTGGCTGAGCAGGTCGAAAAGGTCTACGACCAGGTTCAGGACACGCCCCCGACCGCACCGGCTGCGTCGCGCCTTGCCCGGCGGGCCGGGATGACGCGAATCGACGGCGGCCCCCGGCGGCCGCCCAAGCGGCTTCCCTCGCTCGACCCGCCGCCCGCTCAAGCGGTGGCCCGACACCGCGTCGCCAGACGCATCGGGCTCGGGATCGCGGGGCTTTTGGGCATCGGACTGACCGCGCTCGCTGCGCACCGGGTCGGTGCCCAGAACGTGGTCTCCAGCGTGGTTCGCTCCGATGCCGGCTGGGTACTGATCGCAACCGGTTTGATGATGGCTTCCATGATTCTGCGCGCAGTCGCCTGGTTCGCGATCGCCCGCGCGGCGTTGCCGCGCAGCGCGCTGCGGCGCCGGGACGTGACCTCCGCCACGATGATCGGAGTGCTGATGTCGGCAACGCTTCCGGCGCGTCTCGGGGAGCCGGCGCGGGCCATGGTGCTCTCGCGGCGCACGGGTCGCATGCGGGAGACGTTCCCCGTGTTGCTCGGCACGCTCGTGTCGCAGTCCACTCTCAACATCCTTGCCCTCATCTTGCTGGGCGGGATCATCGTCGCCTCCACGGACCTGTTTCACCGCAGCTCCACGCAGCTGTTCGTTTTCAGCCTCGCGCCGCTTCTGGTCCTGATCGCGGTGATCCTGGCCCCGGTTCTCGTGCGCCAGCGCAATGCCGGTGGCCGGCTCGGCCGGCTCGCCCGGACGGTGCGCGAGGCGCTGCTCCGCGTGCGCAGGGGCCTTCAGGTGTTCCGCGACCCGAGGCGGGCCGCGGTGGCGGCGGCCGCGCAGCTGGGCGCCTGGGGAATCCAGTTGCTCGCCTGCGCGGTGCTGTTCCAGGCGCTCGGCCTCCACGGCGAGCTCGGCATCGGGGCGGCCGCTGCGGTCCTGTTCGCGGTCAACGTCACGGCCGTCGTGCCCGCCACCCCGTCGAACATCGGCGTCTTCCAGCTCGCGGTGATCAGCGTCTTGACGACCGGCTTCGGGGTCAGTGCCGCCGACGCGCTCGCGTACGGCGTGATCCTGCAGGCGGTGGAGATCGCCACCGCCGTTGCGCTCGGTTTGCCGGCGCTCGTTCGCGAGGGCCTCACCTGGTCCGACATGCGCCTGCGCGCCCTGAGCGCGGCGCCGGTTCGCCTCTCGCCGCGGCCCGGCGCCGAGACCGTCTCCAGCTAG
- a CDS encoding chlorite dismutase family protein: MSIRTFAKFTFFKLDPAWQRRDHEARAEDKREFLAACDDFAQDRSLRAYSTVGTRGDTDLLLLAQSPALEDIHTFHVVLAQSGLAKWMSTPHSYLAMTKRSPYSEADARPEICTSERRYLFVYPFEKRREWYRLPASERQRIMDEHIAVGRRYPEITINTSYSFGLDDQEFVVSFEADDPGQFLDLVQELRGSESSSYTLRDTPIFTCVAMSVGKALDALDGAATSRGAVASVT, encoded by the coding sequence ATGAGCATTCGGACCTTCGCCAAGTTCACCTTCTTCAAGCTCGACCCTGCCTGGCAGCGCCGGGATCACGAGGCGCGCGCGGAGGATAAGCGGGAGTTCCTCGCCGCCTGCGACGACTTCGCCCAGGATCGGTCGCTGCGCGCCTACTCGACCGTCGGCACCCGTGGCGACACGGACCTGCTGCTGCTCGCCCAGAGCCCTGCCCTGGAGGACATTCACACCTTCCACGTCGTCCTGGCGCAGAGCGGGCTGGCGAAATGGATGTCAACCCCCCACTCCTATCTGGCGATGACGAAGCGCTCTCCCTACTCCGAGGCCGACGCCCGGCCGGAGATCTGCACCTCGGAGCGGCGGTACCTGTTCGTGTACCCGTTCGAGAAGCGGCGCGAGTGGTACCGGCTGCCGGCCTCCGAGCGCCAGCGGATAATGGACGAGCACATCGCCGTGGGCCGCCGCTACCCCGAGATCACGATCAACACCTCGTACTCGTTCGGCCTCGACGACCAGGAGTTCGTGGTCAGCTTCGAGGCTGACGATCCGGGGCAGTTTCTCGACCTGGTGCAGGAGCTGCGCGGCTCGGAGTCGAGCTCGTACACGCTTCGCGACACGCCGATCTTCACCTGCGTGGCCATGTCCGTGGGGAAGGCCCTCGACGCGCTGGACGGAGCCGCCACCTCGCGCGGTGCCGTGGCCTCGGTGACCTAG
- a CDS encoding FAD-dependent oxidoreductase, which yields MSDRPGTTGNPLRVAIVGSGPAGFYAAEHLLRQDQAVVEVDVFDRLPTPFGLVRAGVAPDHPKIKSVIRVYEKTAARDGFRFFGNLEVGRHVSALELGERYHAMIYAYGSPTDRRLEIPGEDLEGSHPATAFVAWYNAHPDFSEQDFDLSCERAVVIGNGNVATDLARMLALTREELEATDTAEHAIDVLASSKVREILVLGRRGPAQAAFTNPELRELGEMKDADVDVDQAEVELDDMSRAYLDSDEADITTRKNVEIFTEFSQRQPEGKRRRIVLRFLRSPLEIQGDGKVERLIVARNELYRDGSGAIRARDSGERETVECGLIFRSIGYKGTGLDGIPFDERSGVIPNQGGRVSEAGSDRPLDGHYAVGWIKRGPSGVIGTNKKDAQETVDNLLADLQAGRLESEAADPAAVESWLAERAPEHVVYSGWEAIDRAERERGKPLGRPRVKFVRVEEMLEAARSGHPVAS from the coding sequence ATGAGCGACCGACCCGGAACCACCGGCAACCCCCTGCGTGTGGCCATCGTTGGCTCGGGCCCCGCGGGGTTCTACGCGGCCGAGCATCTGCTGAGGCAGGACCAGGCCGTGGTCGAGGTGGACGTCTTCGACCGGCTGCCGACGCCCTTCGGGCTCGTACGGGCGGGCGTGGCGCCCGACCACCCGAAGATCAAGTCGGTGATCCGCGTCTACGAGAAGACGGCGGCACGCGATGGCTTCCGTTTCTTCGGCAATCTCGAGGTTGGGCGTCACGTCAGCGCACTCGAGCTCGGCGAGCGCTATCACGCCATGATCTACGCCTACGGTTCGCCCACCGACCGCCGGCTCGAAATCCCCGGCGAGGACCTGGAGGGCAGCCATCCGGCCACTGCCTTCGTCGCCTGGTACAACGCGCACCCCGACTTCTCCGAGCAGGACTTCGACCTCTCCTGCGAGCGGGCGGTGGTGATCGGCAACGGAAACGTGGCCACGGACCTCGCCCGCATGCTCGCCCTGACGCGGGAGGAGCTGGAGGCCACCGACACGGCCGAGCACGCGATCGACGTCCTGGCATCCAGCAAGGTGCGGGAGATCCTCGTGCTCGGCCGGCGCGGCCCGGCGCAGGCCGCGTTCACCAACCCTGAGCTACGCGAGCTGGGCGAGATGAAGGATGCCGACGTGGACGTCGATCAGGCCGAGGTGGAGCTCGACGACATGAGCCGCGCGTATCTCGACTCAGACGAGGCGGACATCACGACCCGAAAGAACGTGGAGATCTTCACCGAGTTCTCCCAGCGGCAGCCTGAGGGCAAGCGACGGCGGATCGTGCTGCGCTTCCTCCGCTCGCCGCTCGAGATCCAGGGTGACGGCAAGGTCGAGCGGCTGATCGTGGCCCGCAACGAGCTCTACCGCGACGGGTCGGGTGCGATCCGGGCCCGCGACAGCGGCGAGCGCGAGACCGTGGAGTGCGGGCTCATCTTCCGCTCGATCGGCTACAAGGGGACGGGCCTGGATGGGATCCCGTTCGACGAGCGCAGCGGCGTGATACCCAATCAGGGCGGCAGGGTCAGCGAAGCTGGGAGCGACCGACCCCTCGACGGCCATTACGCGGTGGGCTGGATCAAGCGTGGCCCGTCGGGAGTGATCGGGACGAACAAGAAGGACGCCCAGGAGACGGTCGACAACCTGCTCGCCGACCTCCAAGCCGGACGGCTGGAGTCGGAGGCGGCGGATCCAGCGGCCGTGGAGAGCTGGCTGGCGGAACGGGCCCCGGAGCACGTCGTCTACTCGGGCTGGGAGGCAATCGACCGCGCCGAGCGGGAGCGCGGCAAGCCGCTAGGTCGCCCCAGGGTCAAGTTCGTCCGCGTCGAGGAGATGCTCGAAGCGGCTCGAAGCGGCCACCCGGTGGCCAGCTGA